A genomic stretch from Pomacea canaliculata isolate SZHN2017 linkage group LG2, ASM307304v1, whole genome shotgun sequence includes:
- the LOC112558386 gene encoding carbohydrate sulfotransferase 6-like produces MRFQVRSILRLLVLLALLTLLFVILYNNGLADTKVLSAMVRAPTNCVSKTTRNISNSVNTITFEDVPGTSKADVRLVIATYMRSGSTLVGEFFNIHKQVFYFFEPLWSIQKRYLSGEPVFFFDKDERAPNTNGFFGEDSMSVDIIGTSLNCSFLSIDPRTLTQWTLYRSLAPGSYLRCKEKSPGVFGILRCLPILRRTCMAARVTVVKTIRFSLKQAEKLMKVDPRVKVIHLLRDPRATFSSQAEMGEFPLKDVGNFSKQFCQRILQDLEDAQRMKGMHPGRFLTVRYEDVAWEPVTSATRLLAFAGLHLDEELRQTVWNMTSAGLKDDCCYCTTRNNSRATAAAWRLKRDFDFFSKVDASCVGIYKLLGYLPLATEAHLRNLSVPFYLDSEQVRGLW; encoded by the exons ATGCGCTTTCAAGTTCGTTCTATTCTGAGACTGTTGGTCTTACTTGCACTGTTGACTTTGCTGTTTGTCATTCTGTACAACAATG GGTTGGCCGACACAAAAGTATTGTCAGCTATGGTCCGAGCTCCAACCAACTGTGTCTCCAAAACCACCagaaacatcagcaacagcgTCAACACGATAACGTTTGAGG ACGTACCGGGCACAAGTAAAGCTGACGTCAGACTGGTCATTGCCACCTACATGAGGAGCGGCTCGACCTTAGTGGGCGAGTTCTTTAACATCCACAAGCAAGTCTTTTACTTCTTTGAACCGTTGTGGTCTATCCAGAAACGCTACCTCAGCGGCGAACCGGTATTTTTCTTTGACAAGGATGAGAG aGCTCCTAATACTAATGGCTTCTTTGGTGAAGATTCAATGAGCGTGGACATAATCGGTACTTCTCTCAACTGCAGCTTTCTTAGCATCGACCCTCGAACGTTGACACAGTGGACATTGTACAGAAGCCTGGCTCCCGGATCTTACTTAAGGTGCAAAGAGAAATCTCCTGGAGTGTTCGGGATTCTTCGCTGTCTGCCTATTTTGAGGCGGACATGCATGGCAGCGCGAGTGACCGTCGTGAAGACGATTCGCTTCAGTCTGAAACAGGCAGAAAAACTCATGAAAGTAGATCCCAGGGTAAAGGTCATTCACCTCCTGCGTGACCCGCGGGCGACCTTTAGCTCACAAGCGGAGATGGGGGAGTTTCCGTTGAAAGATGTTGGCAACTTCTCGAAGCAATTTTGCCAGCGCATCCTGCAGGATCTTGAGGACGCGCAGCGCATGAAGGGAATGCATCCAGGACGGTTTCTGACGGTGAGGTACGAAGATGTGGCCTGGGAACCCGTCACCTCGGCCACCAGACTCCTGGCCTTCGCGGGCCTTCACCTGGATGAAGAGCTGCGGCAAACGGTGTGGAACATGACGTCAGCAGGACTCAAGGACGACTGTTGCTACTGCACCACTCGCAACAACTCGCGCGCCACTGCTGCCGCCTGGCGGCTAAAACGTGACTTTGACTTCTTCTCGAAGGTGGACGCCAGCTGTGTGGGGATCTACAAACTCTTGGGCTATCTCCCCTTGGCGACAGAAGCCCACCTGAGGAACCTGAGCGTTCCTTTTTACCTGGACAGTGAGCAGGTGCGCGGCTTGTGGTAG